CGCTCGACCTCTGTGATGATACCCTCGCCTATCTGCGAACGATGAGCGGCTATTGACCGGATGATAGGCACCATCTTTGGCGGCACTGCTTTGGCCTTCCGCCTCGCGACTTTTGAGATGGGCCTGCAGCTCCTCCACCGAGGGGAGCAAGTTGGAGGGATCGGTTTCCCGAAGCCGTCTGACGTGTTCGACAACTTTCGGGGTTCGTAGGTAAAAACACAGCGATCGCAAAAAGAAAGTCCTGAAACCCAATCGCGTCTCTTCATCAAGGCTCTCCGCGTTGCGCCAGGAGTTGTTAGCCATCAGCGTGTGGCATAAAGCTTCAGTGCGGCTTTCCCCTGTTGGATACGTCGGGGCCATGGTGATAATGACCTCCAACCAGTGGCATGGGTCATAGCGCATTTCCATTGGGTTGGTCAGATCGTTCTGCATGGCTCTGATCTCGTCAACTAGTATCCCGTTTAACGTATATGTCCGCGAGTCTGAGGGTTGCAGGGGGTTCGGGGACTTGATGCTAGTTCCCGCCTTGAAGTATGAGCACCAAAAACGCTGCGTAAATAGGGGAGCATTGAAATCTGGGACCCAAGAGGGCAGTCGATCGAGATAGTCAGAAGCCAAAGGATGGTCTCGCGGCAATCGTTGCACATACGACAGTCCTTCGAGAGGTTCCAGTCCTTGCTGTTCCCCAGTCTGCCACAGCCCCAAGGCCTCGGAGCAgccgaggaggaaaagcTGCGCTGTAGACACGAAGACATCATCAACTGGTTTACTGTAGTCTGCAAAGATCCTCGGCTTATCATCATTGGGCCCCTGAGCAAGACCAAGTATGGCAAAGACTTTGTCTCTTGGATCGGTTACCTTCATGGTCCACAAGCGAGATATTAGGAGAGGGAGTGTGAGCTTTCCTCGCCGGAGGAAGTCAATCCGTCGGTTGTGTCTCTTGGTCTGGTCCTCTATAAACGCCCTGTCCTCTCCGTTCGGGTTAACCCGCAGTCGGATGTCAGTGATAAGGTACCCTTCTGTGCCGCCAATATTCGACCTTATACTGGGATCAAATGTCCCGACTGAGGTCGGGCCAAGGTAGCATTGAAGCAAATGAAAAACTTCTAAATAGTTAAATTCATTTTTTCCACAGAACATCCGGATTCGCCTGGCCAATGCGGCCTCCTGTATCACCCAAACGCGTGTGAACCATGTTCGGTTCACCAGGTTGATGATTCCGCGACATTGCGGCGAGAGAGGATAAGATATGATATTGGAATAGCGTGGGATATTCACCAACTCGCGAATGGCCGGGCATTCCGATCCACCACCAATCCGCAGGGATTCATTCGCATGTGTGGTATACTCATCTTCAATTCCTAGCCAGACTAGAACTGTGACCGCCTGGGTGTAGACCTGGGATATGATCGCCAGCTGGGCATTCCGCTCGGGCACATCGTTCTGGTTGATGCAAATGGCGTCAATCCACAGACGCCGTCCACTCATTCGTCGGCGGACACCAGCTGGGCGTGACAGTGCGTCAGTCAAGCATTCAATAATATGCAGGTGTGAAGACGGCTGACTAGTTGCATATGCCAGTGGCGATTTCCCAGTGCCATCGACCCTCGCAACGTCGGCGCCAGCCTGAACTAGAATCTTCACACCCTCAAAGTTGCCCTGCTCGGCGACATAATGAATGGCGGTCTTTCCGAATATGTCATCCGCTTCTGTATCCGCATGACGAGATACATAGAACCGCAGGGCTTCATTATTCCCTTCCTCTGCCGCACGTATAAGTCCAGTCTTCCTATATGGCCCATCGCGGTCATCCACCGAGTCTTCTAGCATATAGTCTTGCTGTAAAAACTCATAAAGATTTTTATGGACGAAGGTGAGACTGCCATTAATACAAATTGGCCATCGGTCGTCGTTGTCGTATTCCCTTGCTTTCTCGGAGTCCGCGGGAAATGGAGAGCCCCAAGTATATGACAGAGCTTCGAAAGGCGGACCGTCATTTAGGTCAAAAGtttctacagagtactgtgGTAGTGGCACCCCCATAATCGATGCTTTGACCTCAGCGGTATTCTTGACGCGGGATAACAGGCGAATGGACGTGGGTCCGGGCAGCGGTGTGTACTCAAAGGGTTTGCACTGAAAGGTGGTCATTTCATGACCGTTTGTCCTGCATGGTCTGGGCAATCCAAGCTCCAGGAGAAGCTGAATAACCGCCTGGTGGTTATGTGTAGAGGCCCTGTCGAGTGCTGTTTGGCCGGTCCGATCCTTTTTGAGAGCATCGGCGCCGTGTATCAGCAGTAGCATCACAACATCCCGATGGCCATTCATCGCAGCCCACGAGATGGGAGTCTGGCAGCGATAGGTATCAGGTTGGTTGGCATCTGCGTCGCGTTGCAGTAGAGTCTGTACTACTGCTGCACGGCCGTGTTCTGCTGCCCAAGAAAGGGCCGCCCTGCCGTCCCTCTCCTGCAAGTTCCGGTCTGCTCCCCTATCTAGTAGGAGCTTCACAATTGATAGATGACCATTCATGGATGCCCACATCAACGGCGTCTTTCCCTCGTTATTCTGGGTCGTGTTCTTGCCATTTATGTCCCTCATGTTCGGATCGACGCCCCAATCCAGCAGGAGCTTCGTGACATTGTCCCGTCCATACTCAGCCGCCTGGGACAGCGGAGAGCGCCCGAAGTTTGGTTCGTGGATCATAGGGGAAACATTTTGCTCAAGCAGGTATTGGGATAGGTTGTATTGACCTCGGATAGCGGCGGACACGTGAGCCATGGGGTTGATGGAACCCGGACAAGCGCCGTGCCTGATCAAAAGGTTGACGACAGCCGTGTGGCTATTTTGAACAGCCCATGTGAAGGGGGTCTTTCCATCGTTCCTTTGACTCCGTTGCTCTCCGTTAATATCCTTGGAATTGGGGTCTGCGCCATGGTCAAGAAGGAGCTTGACCACGTTCTCCCGGCCATACTCCGCTGCCTGGGATATCGGGCTACGGCCCCAATGGCGGTCTCGGAAGTTGGCCCAATCCACACCTCTATCAATGAGTATCCGGATAAGGTCCTCCTGTCCTTTGATCGCTGCCTTCAAGAGTATGTCCTCCCACGTAGGGTGTGCACACCCCGGCCGAGCTCCATAGTCGATCAACATATGAAACAGGCCAGGGTCCCCGTTGACAACGGCCCATCCCAACGTGTTTTGTAAGCGTTCTGGCATATTCGCATCCGCACCATGGTTGAGCAGGTATTTCGCAATACTTGATCGTCCCAACTCGACTGCCCAGGACAGCGGTGTGCGTCCCTCGCCATCCTTCACATCAAGCTCCGCTCCAGCCTCAATGAGATATCTCACGGTATCGTCGAGCCCGAAATAAACCGCTAGATGAAGCTTGGTGATCGTCTTCGGTTTTCCCAAGATGCAACAACCACACACACGCTTCAAGGGCAAGTACTTCGAGCACGCCAGAACATTCTTCTCATTCTCCAGAAAGTCCATGACCAAAGACTGCGGAACCGGTTGCATCTCAGCATGATACCCCCAGTTCTGGGCTGCATAGGCATAGAACTCGTATTCATCGGTCGGGGGTTCCTCCGTACCAAAGGCCTCGAGAGATACGTACCGAAGGCATGCAATGGCTATATCGCGATGCGCATGGGGAAACCAGCACTTCCACACCATAGTAAAATACTCAGCCACCTGATCAGTCAGACTGATACTGGGCTTCACTTTATACACGTACCCCAGAACATCATGCTGATCCCTGATATAACGCACCAGGATATTTTCCTCGCGTTCGGAGACGAAGCCGGCACATGCAGAACAGGCAGCTCTTAGTCGGGCAGCGTTGGTGTGACTGGGCTTGTCCAGCCTTCTTGTAGTACCTTCCGTCAAGGCGAGCGCGTACCCCAATTCCTCTGTTACCAGTGGTCTTCGTGCACAGGACAGCCACATTAAGGCCTGGAGGGCGAGCTCACGGTTCTCGGGAGATAGCCCCCGGAGCTTTGCGATCAGGTCATCATGCACTGCACCATATTTAACGTAGTCGTCATCACTTATCTCAATGGTGAATGGTGGGCTTTGATTTTGATGCtggggctgctgctgcgccaTACTGGAGGTAACTGGGTACTGCGAGAACCTGGGCACTATTCTTTATTTACTCACTGAACCTCGGCGGATAACATTCTTTTAGTGGGGGGATGATTTCGAATATCAACCGGTGTCTCTCCAGAGGACGAGGCTGAAACGCCTAGCCTGGGCTAGACGTCGTGGCGGTGCATGGCTACATCATACTACCTAAATATCAATACTAAGAAGTAGGCAACCACGCAGATCACCTCCCGGTGAAGCGACTCTATAGCCAAAATCACATATTATAAAGATACTTTCAGTGGACAAGCGTggttgattaactagatggCCTTATCGGCCGGGCTAACTAACGTATTCTGCGGACGAGCGGTCCACACAAGCGAGCGGTCCACCTCTCTGCATTGCATATTAAATGGCACTTTTTCGCGATAACAATTTGTATTTACCAAATGGCTGCCATTTTCGGCCGTCATTTGGTAGCACGTGATCTGTGTGTTTcactgatgaggatcgatcggataaatggTTGGCCCGAGCAGCGAGGTCactgagctacgatccgagaaaCCCCGCTTCAGAAGCGGCTCTTCGCTGGACGTTACGGGTGGAAATGCGGCCGTAAATGGCCTCAAAGGTAGTCATTTTCGGCGTCATTTTCACAGGTCCTTTACATTCTATGTGTAATTTTGGACCTCGGAGCCAGTAGAGTATGAATCTCACTCAAAATGCCAGATGAGAAGCAGGATTTTCATCCAGTGCAGATGTTTCATAGACCTCAGGGTGCCTCTGGTCATACCAGGTAATCAGTTTATATCCTCCCATGAGTATCTGGGAACACTTACGATGCCGTTGGACATCGTTGTACCTTCCATATCTGGAGTATAACGAGTTCTTCAGCACTTCACCCGGTAAATGATTCATTAGGAGGGAAATGTCTCCTACTTTATCCCACCCAAAAACCTTTGAAGTCTTCATTCAAATATTTTATACGGACGTCGGAGTTCAGTCGACAAAAATCAGTTGCGGTGGGGAATCAATCGAAaccacaggccttgaaggTGCTAGTTGCTATTCAACAAGGTCCCGGCTTAGGAAGATTGTTTCGTCGTATCCGGACAGGACGGTTCTCCCGCTTTCGTATACCGCGCGACCTGACTTTCGTCGTTCTACATGTCGATTCTTGATCTGGAAGAGGATATATATCTAGAGCAGTTAGCCCTCACTACCAACTAGTAACAGCAATGTGTTCTCGTGCAAGAGCAACGCCGGCAGCATTTGTGTTACCAAAGACGCAGAAACCAGCATACCATGGCCATATAGGCCGCGAGGACTGGTGTCGAGGAGTCTCTAAACATAACATGAACGCCAGCTCATTAGCCTATACTCTTCCATTGAAATCGACAATTCTCACCCCGGACAAATCCAGACACAATACCGAGTGCACACCACATCCATTCTCTCCAAAGCACTGCTTGACGCTATACGAACATTGCGTTTCAGTTGAAAGACATCTCCGAGTATATCGAATGCAATGCGATCGTTAAAATATAGCAAAGACAAAACTCATTCCCGATGAGCGACGGAGCAAGGTGCGTTAACTATCGGTTCGTCAGGCGCAGCACAGATGTCGGTCTGTCCAGGACATAAAAGCTTTCACGAGATTTGTGAGGATTTTGTTGACTGATATAATAACTTTGCTGGTAGAAAATTCATATATGAGAGATAATATACAAGGAGCAGTTCAAGAgatcaaaggaaatgaggTGAAGTATAAAGTAGAGGATGAAGTATGAAGAAGGGCGGGAAGATAAAAGACATGTTCGTCAAAGGACTCAAGCTGGAGTGAATAAGCACAAAAGTCCTGGAATAAACTTTCCTTGCCGTCTATACAAACTGCTATTACCTATTAGTACAAAATACACTAATGCAAATATCGAACTCGACAGCTCACATTTACCGCGGAGTAGGGCTACTTCTTTGTCTACAATGAGACACATACAAACGAGACTCAATCATCCGTACCAACATTAATATATCCAGTCAGATAAAGCAGAGACACATAGAAATAGAAAGCAGACATTCATAAAAGGAAGACAAGACACCAGGGAAGGCGACACCAGTCAATAAGTCAATTCAGCCAGCCAGTCTTTCAACCAGtgttccttcttttcaatCGCCACGTATCTACCATCCCATTAGTCACAATCCAGATTTCAACACCATTACACTCACCTTCATTTCGCAGTGTGTATAGCTTCTTAGACGCCAATGCCGacaccggcaccggcaccaccaccaacgccACCACCAACGCTAGCATCGAGATCAACACCGCCGCTGACACCACCGCCAACGCCGGCACCCGCGccggcagcagcggcgggGGCCGAACCGACGATCAGGGTGGGAGCGGCCATGGCGGAGATGGCAAAGAGGACGGTGGAAAGGACGGTGAACTGCATTCTATAGCGATAGCGGTTAGTATGCGAGCTTGCTAGTATGATAGCAGAGGTAGGGTCGTACTTGATGAGGAATGAATGCGTTAATACTAAGTATGTAGTAGTAAAGAGTGTTTAACGAGAGGCGTAGGGAGAACGAATGTGTTTGGAACGAGTGACTTGTTCATGAGGATGGTAGACAAAAACGGTGGTCACAATCGACCCTTTTATACTCCATCCATGGGCTCAAAACCTAGGAACTATCAAGAAAATAAAAGATTGAAATGACTAACTCGGTTCAACATCGGATGCCATTTATTTTGGCACCCCGAGTTCCACGCTGAGGCGGATCGTTGAGCACCTGAAAATAGTTTTTCAGAAAATGTGCAAGCAGGCGTTCGGGATTTAGATCCGAATATGGAGAATGGTATATTAAAAATTATTAGAATTAATATAGAGCGGCTCGTTTTTGAGAACAGTTAGTGGTTTGAGCTTGAAACGAGGTCCCCGGAGTAGGCTAATCGAGACCTAAAAATGGGAACGAACCGGGGTGCGAGACGTTTCGAAACAGGCCAAGGGTTAACTCAATTATCAGATGGGTTTTTCCATGGATAATTGACCTTAATAGATGAGTCGTCATCTGATTTCGTGGTTGGATTATTTTCGAGATGCTCATATTTGCGCGGCGATATGTACACTATAGCCTCACATGTAGTTATAGTTATGCTGGGAGTTCTGAATCCTTTCAGCCAATGAAAGCCGGACATTGACAGTATATTTTTGCCGGGCTTTTTGCTGTAGCTTGTGCTGTTTGCTGTTCCTGCATGATAAAATCATTCATGTCATATACAAGCACATGACTATCACCTACGAACCGGACTGCTAAACCACAACCAAATCCCAACCCCCGTAATCTCACTAACATTCCCTAAAGTCCAAACCACACCTCCAATCCAGCTCTAGGATTCACCGCACCCACAACCACCGGCCCAAAAACCAACCCTCCCCCAAACACTTGATAACCCA
This sequence is a window from Aspergillus chevalieri M1 DNA, chromosome 5, nearly complete sequence. Protein-coding genes within it:
- a CDS encoding uncharacterized protein (COG:S;~EggNog:ENOG410PGH3;~InterPro:IPR002110,IPR036770,IPR020683,IPR010730;~PFAM:PF13857,PF06985,PF12796,PF00023,PF13637, PF13606;~go_function: GO:0005515 - protein binding [Evidence IEA]) — its product is MAQQQPQHQNQSPPFTIEISDDDYVKYGAVHDDLIAKLRGLSPENRELALQALMWLSCARRPLVTEELGYALALTEGTTRRLDKPSHTNAARLRAACSACAGFVSEREENILVRYIRDQHDVLGYVYKVKPSISLTDQVAEYFTMVWKCWFPHAHRDIAIACLRYVSLEAFGTEEPPTDEYEFYAYAAQNWGYHAEMQPVPQSLVMDFLENEKNVLACSKYLPLKRVCGCCILGKPKTITKLHLAVYFGLDDTVRYLIEAGAELDVKDGEGRTPLSWAVELGRSSIAKYLLNHGADANMPERLQNTLGWAVVNGDPGLFHMLIDYGARPGCAHPTWEDILLKAAIKGQEDLIRILIDRGVDWANFRDRHWGRSPISQAAEYGRENVVKLLLDHGADPNSKDINGEQRSQRNDGKTPFTWAVQNSHTAVVNLLIRHGACPGSINPMAHVSAAIRGQYNLSQYLLEQNVSPMIHEPNFGRSPLSQAAEYGRDNVTKLLLDWGVDPNMRDINGKNTTQNNEGKTPLMWASMNGHLSIVKLLLDRGADRNLQERDGRAALSWAAEHGRAAVVQTLLQRDADANQPDTYRCQTPISWAAMNGHRDVVMLLLIHGADALKKDRTGQTALDRASTHNHQAVIQLLLELGLPRPCRTNGHEMTTFQCKPFEYTPLPGPTSIRLLSRVKNTAEVKASIMGVPLPQYSVETFDLNDGPPFEALSYTWGSPFPADSEKAREYDNDDRWPICINGSLTFVHKNLYEFLQQDYMLEDSVDDRDGPYRKTGLIRAAEEGNNEALRFYVSRHADTEADDIFGKTAIHYVAEQGNFEGVKILVQAGADVARVDGTGKSPLAYATSQPSSHLHIIECLTDALSRPAGVRRRMSGRRLWIDAICINQNDVPERNAQLAIISQVYTQAVTVLVWLGIEDEYTTHANESLRIGGGSECPAIRELVNIPRYSNIISYPLSPQCRGIINLVNRTWFTRVWVIQEAALARRIRMFCGKNEFNYLEVFHLLQCYLGPTSVGTFDPSIRSNIGGTEGYLITDIRLRVNPNGEDRAFIEDQTKRHNRRIDFLRRGKLTLPLLISRLWTMKVTDPRDKVFAILGLAQGPNDDKPRIFADYSKPVDDVFVSTAQLFLLGCSEALGLWQTGEQQGLEPLEGLSYVQRLPRDHPLASDYLDRLPSWVPDFNAPLFTQRFWCSYFKAGTSIKSPNPLQPSDSRTYTLNGILVDEIRAMQNDLTNPMEMRYDPCHWLEVIITMAPTYPTGESRTEALCHTLMANNSWRNAESLDEETRLGFRTFFLRSLCFYLRTPKVVEHVRRLRETDPSNLLPSVEELQAHLKSREAEGQSSAAKDGAYHPVNSRSSFADRRGYHHRGRALFQTQKGLLGLGPYWAQPGDQVWVVAGGRTPLVLRPVSESKGSRAALVGEAYVHGIMNGELREDEERKVQPVVLV
- a CDS encoding uncharacterized protein (SECRETED:SignalP(1-17)), coding for MQFTVLSTVLFAISAMAAPTLIVGSAPAAAAGAGAGVGGGVSGGVDLDASVGGGVGGGAGAGVGIGV